The following are from one region of the Corylus avellana chromosome ca1, CavTom2PMs-1.0 genome:
- the LOC132182042 gene encoding uncharacterized protein At5g48480, whose protein sequence is MAQEVQNGGAEKVAACEAAVFFTAVKPRVLVEAPKANDAVQFYKAAFGAEEVGRTMHPKRKAEQELPHVLSAQLKLGGSTILVSDVCVDDSATPAKTEGTGITLCLETENVEAAIEKAVKAGAVAVGEIEEGEGSCWGGRVGKVKDPYGLVWLISTPAKTCIDVDA, encoded by the exons ATGGCGCAGGAGGTGCAGAACGGAGGAGCGGAGAAGGTAGCGGCGTGCGAGGCCGCGGTGTTTTTCACGGCGGTGAAGCCGCGGGTGTTGGTTGAGGCTCCGAAGGCGAACGACGCCGTGCAGTTCTACAAGGCCGCGTTCGGCGCTGAGGAAGTCGGCCGTACCATGCATCCCAAGCGTAAGGCCGAGCAGGAGCTCCCTCATGTCCTCTCCGCCCAGCTCAAGCTTGGTGGCTCTACTATTCTCGTCTCCGACGTTTGCGTTGATGACTCTGCTACTCc GGCCAAGACTGAGGGGACCGGAATCACTCTCTGCCTGGAGACCGAGAACGTCGAGGCTGCCATCGAGAAGGCCGTGAAAGCCGGAGCTGTTGCTGTAGGGGAGATTGAGGAAGGTGAGGGTTCGTGCTGGGGCGGGCGCGTTGGGAAGGTGAAGGACCCGTACGGCCTCGTCTGGCTCATCAGCACCCCAGCTAAGACCTGCATTGACGTGGACGCCTGA
- the LOC132185105 gene encoding protein PEP-RELATED DEVELOPMENT ARRESTED 1, chloroplastic, which translates to MLYSSTLFAASRASPPITNPTISSFLFITPSSYQQHQQLKQPKKRRQLLGLCASYEVGGGYPDAELNVQGTIESAQQKLDDSQYEALLKGGEQVTSVLEEMITLLQDMNMDEASEEVAVELAAQGVIGKRVDQMESGFIMALDYMIQLAENDQDDKRKTLLEVIKETVLSHLTKKCPPHVQVIGLLCRTPKKESRHELLRRVAAGGGVFKSENGTKVHIPGANLNDIANQADDLLETMETRPVVPDRKLLARLVLIREEARNMMGGGILDERNDRGLNTLPEAEVNFLTKLVALKPGNTVQKMIKNVMQGKDEGADNSDSVEGHSTGGRVSSGIAGRKSVTGRKPLPVRPGMFLETVSKVLGGIYAGNDSGITAQHLEWVHQKTLQILQEIAF; encoded by the exons atgttgtaCAGCTCAACGCTATTTGCCGCTTCACGCGCATCTCCACCCATCACCAACCCAACCATATCTTCATTTTTATTCATCACTCCCTCCTCTTACCAGCAACACCAGCAACTAAAGCAACCCAAGAAAAGGAGGCAGCTTTTGGGCTTGTGTGCAAGCTATGAGGTGGGTGGAGGCTACCCAGATGCAGAATTGAACGTTCAAGGCACAATTGAAAGTGCCCAACAAAAACTGGATGATTCCCAGTATGAAGCTCTCCTCAAAGGAGGTGAACAGGTCACCTCTGTTCTGGAAGAAATGATCACCCTT TTGCAAGATATGAACATGGATGAAGCATCTGAGGAGGTAGCTGTGGAGTTGGCAGCACAAGGTGTTATAGGGAAGAGAGTTGATCAGATGGAATCAGGTTTTATAATGGCCCTAGATTACATGATCCAACTTGCTGAAAACGACCAAGATGATAAG CGCAAAACACTGTTGGAGGTGATTAAGGAGACTGTATTATCCCACCTTACAAAAAAGTGTCCCCCACAT GTTCAAGTGATTGGCCTGCTCTGTAGAACTCCCAAGAAAGAAAGCAGACACGAACTGCTACGCCGAGTGGCAGCTGGTGGTGGCGTGTTTAAAAGTGAGAATGGCACCAAAGTTCATATTCCTGGCGCAAATCTAAATGATATAGCTAACCAGGCTGATGATTTACTGGAG ACGATGGAAACTCGGCCTGTTGTTCCAGATAGAAAACTACTTGCAAGGCTTGTTTTGATTAGAGAGGAAGCTCGGAATATGATGGGAGGTGGAATACTAGATGAGAGAAATGACCGTGGTTTAAATACTCTTCCTGAAGCAGAG GTGAACTTCTTAACCAAATTGGTAGCTTTGAAACCAGGGAACACTGTCCAGAAGATGATAAAAAATGTAATGCAAGGAAAAGATGAAGGTGCAGATAATTCTGACAGTGTTGAGGGACATAGTACAGGTGGAAGGGTATCAAGTGGAATTGCAGGAAGG AAAAGTGTTACAGGGAGGAAGCCACTTCCTGTGCGGCCGGGCATGTTTCTTGAGACCGTCTCCAAG GTCTTAGGTGGCATATATGCTGGCAATGATTCTGGCATCACAGCACAACATCTAGAATGG GTTCATCAGAAGACACTCCAAATTCTCCAGGAAATAGCATTCTAG